A window of Cheilinus undulatus linkage group 23, ASM1832078v1, whole genome shotgun sequence genomic DNA:
CACTCTGCAAGGAAACAGTTTTAGCCATTACATCACTGTTTCACCTGCCACTGTTTACTTTTTAGGCATTTATGTCCCTTCTGTAACTTTAGAGTGATTGAAACACTTATCTTGGAGAAAGCCAGGTCACTATGCTGTATTAACATTACCAAGAGAGGGGTTATGGAGTCACAATGTAAATTGTAAAAGGTTAATATTAGATCTGAAAATAGAAGTGACTTAGCAGATGCCTATTTAAAGAAGATAAATGCTGGTGGCTCACTGATTGTACTTTTTGATGATGCAAACACTTTCTTGTTACATTAATGTGTCTACGAACTAGgcatttgttttgaaatatatatatatatatatatatatatatataaaataaaaataaataaaaatgaatacaaattGTGTTTCGTGATAGCttataaaatttaaagaatTGTTTTTGCTTTTGACCTTAAAGGCCACCATACTTAAACAGGGAAACGCTTGTGCCTGGAATATTTATTTAGACGGTGTCAAAAAGATTTCCGTTCTAGACGAACACATGGGTCAGAAACATGTttcctgacttttattttgaaggagctCACCGGATGTTCTATTAAAAACTAAGCTAGCTCCACAGCCTGTCCTCCGCCTAACAACTCAAACTCATTCACCGCTGTCTGAAGTTCACTCGGACCTGTTTGATCCAGCAGGAAGACGAGACACCGACCAAACACTGAACAATGTAAGTTTGaggctttttaactttttactcaCACAATAAAAACTCCGCAGCACCTGCGGTATGTTCAGTTTTATCTGACAGTGAACGCCTGAATGTCTCTGCTCCGCCAAACCGAGCTAATAAATCTCATAAATATTCATGTAGACGCTGCAGTATTGCTAAAACAgtaatgaatgcattttttaagcTAAAGACTAGTTTGTAGTCCCGGTTAAAATTAACCAAAagtctcttattttcctaataAAACGTCAACAGATGGTGCAGGTGTTATTAGACGCAAGTTTAGCTAATCAGATAGACAGCTGTGAGGAGGTTAGCATAGGGCTGGGAAAATTAGCGaattataaatatttacatcGATGTTTATTCTAAAAGAGATAAGACAGTATTTATAGATTGTATGCTGATTTGGAAAATAAATGCTCATTAAAAAGAACCACTAACCATAAAAGCTTATTGGCcaacaaaatcttaaaaaatgttcattctTAATGGGAAATTATCATTTAACCCTCtctttttacatatttgttcAATTTATACAGTACTCagtgaaaatatgaataaatttCATGACGTTTCTTCGCTTTTtatatgacttttaaaaagaataatGGATATTTGGTCATTTTGAAACACCTGATATTTGAAAATAgagaatatgagggtgcaacaagctttaatctataaaggaggaggctggggtggaggaggtaaagctttgccagcagcagtgtggtgcatcggCATTACTGAAGCAggaattagtgagaagtacatatttaaatagagagctgtgattggctgtgggagctggtaATTGGTAtcatcaatattagatagaataaACTAGGGCAGAacgattaaaaaatatataattgcaattatttttgcttatattgcatttttttttatcaattgctttattgtATGGGGTTATCctttttatgtcacttgttttgataaagaaaacaaacataaaacaagaaaaggatttttgtaaaacattttaaaataaattacatttgaatgtttcaattcaactggtattttgacacattccaagtgaaagaaatattgcaacttctgggATTTGTAAATTGTAGCAGGCCATTTGCGGTTAATTGCCAAGCCCTAATATGGATGCACGATATTGTTTTTGGCTAATATCAAGAACaagaacagaaaaagaaatagaaagaaCAGGAAAATCTCAATATCAGACCaccccaaaagaaaaaaaaacacattatgaaCTGGGAAACGCTAGCATTGTTGGattggagaaaaacaaacacaaatgctGGATCAGAGGCAATAGGAATTGGGACAAAGACACCGTTGACTGGGACAAGGGGACGTTCATGCTCTCATTCTCATGCTCCACATTTGgggctctctctctccttcagaGACCATCGGGAGGCAGGGGGCGTGGTCAGCCTGATACACCTGTCAGGTCCATGTGaccaaatatatattttttagttcATTTGAAAGCCTGGCCTCCAGCTACTGTCAAGACAAAATCTGGCGAGTAGTTGGTGACCCCTGCCCTACATTCTCAGACATCATCAGtggcatgaaaacaaaataaaaaaacacactgctgtGTATGTGCTGTAAAGTACATGCCATGTCTGCAGTCTGTCTCCTTCACTGTGTGGGTGAAGCAGCTTTTAGCAGGtctaggtgtgctgtgggaattaGTGCAAACATGCATTAGTATGAAATCTAAAGTTACTGTAACACATTAAATTGGCTGTTTTGCATGGATGTTAATATGGCATGCATTGAAAATTTGGCTTCATCTATgatgtgccttgggcaaaaaaatgtttaaaaccacCGCTCCACACTgaccttttcatttttaaaaactgcccCACCAGCCTGTGCCTGGTCTTGTCCCAAACTGCTGACGCTGGCGGTGGGATTTGTGTCTTTAGAGTGTtgtatgaagcagcagtgacctcCATAGTCTGTTCAGTCGCCTCTGTTCATTAAGTGAAAGAGCAAAAACGTGTGCACGTGTAAGCATGTGAAAAGTCCAGTTAGCACCAGCACAAGTCTGGATACATCCACTGCTGCACACCAGTGACATTAAACCGGAGAAACCAGTGGAAAGTGTGACATTAGATGCTTAAAACGGTTTTACATGTCAACACATAAGCACTCTAAATAGAGTTTCTGCACCGAAAAtcctcagtttttaaaaaaacctgTGGGCCAGGCCTGTGAAGCATAAGAGCTTCTAATATTGCATTGCACTGTGCAGCTTTCGATGTGCAGCTTTCAGTCTCCCCTTTTAAAATATAAGACAtctactgcttttattttgaatccaGATAATTGGGAGTGTGGTGCTTTTTCTTGACGATCTTctgataactttatattttaaatggACAACTATCTCCACTTTGTATATCAAGCCAAAAAGTTCtgttaagtgaaaaaaaaaacaaaaaaacaagaaaatcttTCTGTCTGACACTCCTGGTACCTTGTCATCTCCATCAGTCTTTGTTCTCGtctatgttaacatgaaacAGGAAGGGAAATAGAAACAGAGCGACAGGATGGGGTCGCTGTGGCACTCATGGGGTGTCAGAATCATAACAGAAATCTGATCTTGCTCAACAGCTGTCACAATAACAGGGCCTAGTGTGCTACAACCTGGGGGAGGGGATTCAGTCTCAACATATGTTGGCACATGTGTGTCGTTCAGCAGTCAAGGTCAAACTCAACAGAATTTGTTTTGAGCTGGACTTTTCtcccctggtaatacacccagagactgacagtttttgggcccttgggacatccacaagttaggcaaaaatagtcaaggtgggttaacagtggcataaattggaccctaaccctaaccctaaaaaggcaaaaaaatgttaaaattgacaaataaGGGTTACCATTGGCAAAAAGGTTGCAGGAATggtgaaaaaaagttaaaaagtggcaaaaatgagtggctTAAGTAGTGGaaaggtcaaaaagtagcaaaagttgGTCAACAAAAGGAATTATAGGCCTAATGGGGAAACAAATTTGGCAACAATGGGTGGAATCAGTGATAAGGAGGGGTTAAAAAATTGCATCAATGAATAATTTGagcatcagaacccaataatagcttaaCACAATTTTTAGCTCctaaatgagggaactgttagccaggatgctagcacatttcttcacagagaaatattttgttatattgtgttttttgccCTGAGCTCAGAATCACTGAGGTATTATTTTTGCTTCttatcacccagccctagtgCAGCGTGAAGTTTACATTTGACTAAAACAATAGACATCTTCAGTCTCTGCTTCTTCGCCTGCAGCTGGTCCAGACTGTTCCAGGTCTTTGTATGACCTGATCATATCACACCAGATCTGGCTTCCTGACCGCGTCAGGATCCAGTTTCagattcttgtttttttaagccttAGATGCAACACAATACTTGTCTGAGTTTCTGCACCAACATGCTGCGGCCTACACTGTAGAAAAAAGAATCAGACAAATAAACAAGCTTTTGTACTTTTAAGAAGGAAGTTTGGTTTATGTCTGAGGTTCAAGGCTCCACGTTAAAAGCTTGCATTTGAAAGGATTCAGACGTATGAAGAACTTAAGTGTCACTGCAGAGCTTCAGCTGGTGAAAACAACAGTGTAAATCAGCTTCCTGTGCAGGtaaaggtcaaaccaggagggtgatttttgcatttttctgtccTCTTCCTCCATCATCAGTCAGCAGTACATCAACCTCAACCTGCTGAAGCAGCAAACCTCAGCATGACATCTCAGCAGTGTTAACTAACTCcagatttgacaaaaaacaacaaaatgaagcCACAAGTAGTTTTTGGTTTATCATCACCTTGTGATGAAATGATTCATGCTTTGAATTTTGCATGTATCAGTCAGTGAAAACATCCTTCAGCTGTGTCGTTGGAGGCTCTAGATTGAACCAAATAAAGGAAAGAATCATGCAGACTTGCACAAATGCAGCAGGAGGGGCTGCAGAATTGAACTGATCTCCTGAGGATTACTTCACATTTAAAGAATGAGCAAACACATGCAGTGAGCACACTACAGCCTTGGTTATTTATTTAGCATCGATCTGATTCAGTCTCAGTTTTGTAACCAGCCTTAAGTGTTACATATTGTAGCTCTGAAACATCTTCATGTGTCAAAGTTCATCTCAGCATGCCACGCAGCTCTGCTGATGACTTATTAACTGCAGGCTAGAAGTGCAAATGTCAGACAACAGAACCCTGTAGTTTTGTAGCTCTGAAAGACCCCTCAGACTGCAGAATGTAAGACTAAAATTAGGATAAACTGTGAATCAAAAAAGTTGCTTTTCATAGATATTTGACCTTTATATGTATATaggcagcgttactcaaccctgctcaaccaaagagccaaaatgttttaaaaaatgcctttgcaagaggtctaaatggtgaaaagctgtgaaaatgggtggcaaaaatggtcaaaaagcagcaaaaaagtggcaaaaaataagggGAAAGGAGGCAAAATAAGCatacaatggagaaaactgggtgaaaagaggcaaaaatgggtgcaaagtcacaaaaaatgagttacatgtggtgaaaaagctgcagaaaatgagtgaaaaattattaaaatagggaaaaatgatgtaaaaagatgggaaaaattgagataaagttgcattttatggcaaaaaggtagcttaaatgggtggaaaattgtgatgaagcaggataaaagtagctaagactgatgaaaaatggcaaaaatgggataaaagtggcaataatggttgAAAAGTTGCTACAAGAAGTGGTAAAGATGGgctaaaaaattgcaaataagggcaatggaaatagagaaaaaataaaggttgacaattaagtttgaccattaaaacctactgtttaagtgtgggaaacagactgattaatgtgataataaatggtttatttctgaggtcaaagtttccatttttaagattttctggggAATATGTCATCCATCACAgccatcacaaaagagccacatgtggctcaagaacacgttgagtatcactggtatATAGTTATGTATTTGTTCTGTTGTTAAGTTCATGGCATTAACATGGTCAATGCAGTTTGTacttaaagttgcaaaaatcttACAGAATCACTACAAAACGGATAATAACGGCTTTTTCTTCTGTCAGGTTTGGTAGACGATCATTATTAGCAGCTCTGCTGGCTGTAGCTGTTGGAGTTTACCTCCTGCCTTCTCCAATAGACCCCAAACCACACATGTAAgtacacaacaacaacacaaagacTTATAGAAGCATGTTGCACAATAACAGTAGACACTAACTAATGttctataaaatatttatatgtttaaataaatagcGAGAATAAGGATCAAACATGTAAATACTTATTCTAAGTGTAATTTGAGCTTTAAAGAATgaagaattttgttttttctgttgtttttaaaatgctaatTTGTCCCTCCAGACTTAAGGGGCCTCCTCCGCTCCTCGAGGGCCCACTGGCTGTAAACACTCGGCTGCAGACGGGCCGCAGGCTGTTTACCGGGAAACTACACGGACCAGAATCCTTCACAGCAGACGAGGAGGGTGAGGGAATTTGATGTGGTTCTACTTGTCTGACATGAAAGAAAACTCCTAAGCCGAGTTCAGATGAAAGATTTGTGACGAGATGAGCTGAAACCTATGAAGTTCCAAACGCTTCCTAGTTCACACCGTTGAGACTGACGGAGATGATGCATCGTTTCCATGGCAACGACTCTCATGGTCACTTAGGCTActttaaagtaatttatttttcttcagttactgcacaataaatctgacTCAACAGGGACAGCactgcacattcactgtttttcatgAGATTGTGTCATCATGATAAATCTCCTGTATGTGCATGGAAGTCTTCCTTGTCATCACCATCCTAgggtgcagtgttaattttggcagctattttaaattttagtcttagttttagtctttaaatgaaatgcattttaattttagtcacattttagtcatttctatcctttttagttttagtccataaaaagtccttacatttcaatctttactttaagtccaagcatttattttcttgcctaaatctggtaccaaatcatggtagtgtgttctctgcactctgccagacctggggtccctgctttctacagctgagaggcagaatagctacagatgcattgctctttaacagatttacccacagtagagaaatatcacacattttgaatgtcctaactacattacattttagtcagttttagtcatcacagatctatttttgttagtcttagtctaaaacaaaattaacacagttAGGGTGAAATATAAACACAAGAAAGCTTTGCTAGATCAGAAGACATCTGGTGAGAATCACTCATTTTCCATGGACATATGTATCTAATTTATCAGATGTAAACCTGAGCCCGTTGACTCTCCtatctcctccatcagctgttcatATAATGAGTTTGAAGGACTGAATTTCtgttaaaactttaaagagACAGATGTAGACTAATGCTTCATTTCCAAAAAGCAGATAATGGGAAAAAGAGAAGTAGAAATATAGCACTGCACTTTATGAGAAAATCCACGAGATATTAAAGGCGGCAGGAGCTAAATTTGTCCATGGAAAACGTATTCTTCTTAGCAGATATCTTCAGTACAACAAGACTGAGCTAGCAAAGTACGTTTGTGTTTATATGATCATGATGATCAATAAATAAAGATGGATTTAATGATTTCGACCATTAATGGCATGACTTTATCCAACAAATTGGTGTGTGTAGCCTTACAAAACAAGACTTGTGTTTCCCTCTCTCACATTTATGTGCTTTCATCGTTCTTAAACTGGCTGTCTGCGACTTTATAAGCTGAATTGCTTGTGACTGCATCAGATGGCTTAATTCTAGCTGCATTGGCTCAGTCCAGACTGCTGCGACTCTTCAGCGACGTTCTAAAGCTGCATGTTTTAGCTGTGTTTATGTCTGTCTCAGGTAACGTGTACACAGGAACGGTTGACGGGAAGCTGTGGAGGATCGGCCCAGACGACAGCCTCACCCTCATCACACACATGGGACAGAATCTACCAGAAtgtggtttgtgtttttatttttctcctttgcTTCTTCATcttgtttatgttttcttaGGAGGACTGCATCCTTCCTCTATCCACTGATTTTTGACAGCGTCTCCTCTCTGCATCTCcaggcagcagcacagactTCGAGCCCGTCTGTGGTCGCCCTCACGGCGTTCGTCTGGACCGTCATGGTCAGCTGATTGTCGCAGACTCTTACTTCGGTCTGCACAGCGTCGACCCAAAAACTGGAGAAAAGACTCTGCTGCTTGCTAACTCACAGGGTATAAACCTTTGTGTGTAGTGTTTGATGGCTTGCTTCctcaataaatctgttttttattcctgtaaccctctttttttgtttcccaGGTGCTGACAGCGTCCCGTTTGCCTTCCTGAACGGTCTGGAGATTTCCCCACAAACCGGGATGATTTATTTCACAGACTCGTCCGGTCGATGGGGACGCAGACACGTCAAACTGGAGGTgaaatgatacaaaacaaaTCTGAACGGCATCTATGAATGATCCTTATTTGCTACAGgaagcacctttaaaaacagaaaaaaaggttccTGGCTGCTCCAGGAAATTGTTGGCTCTTCTAAAATATGACCAAGCAAAAGGAAGCTGATGTAAACAGAGTCTGTTCGGGCTTTTCAGCGTTGCTTGCCAACCATGGGACAAAAACGCCAAAGAGGACGCACTTGTTCTTTTTCTCTAAGAGGCTCTGAGAGAAAATTAAGAGTCCATTCAGATCAGGAAATGCTGCTGAGTACTGCTgacaagaggagaggagacgCTTGTGTtgacatgaatttaaaaacttttcCACCAAAGAAAGAACAGATTTTTCAGAAACTTTTGAAGGAGATGTCTGATTttatacaaaaatgaaaatcctGGCAGCTAAGTTTTAAGTTTCACCTATGTTAACATTAAAGCCTAGAAGTTACATTGTTTTCTTTAGTTAAgcatttttaatcttaattgTCTGGTTTATAGAGGTACTAAATCAGACCTAGCACAACACACAAAAAGGAATGAAACCATGTTTAGATTTGGCTGATTAACCAATAGCACAATGGTGCTGTTACTCCATACAAAGATAAGAGAgttaaactaaatattttacTAAGCTAAGCTGAATTTAACCCAAAGACTTTCCAAACAAACccaaaataagtaaaactgAGCTGAAAGCTGAATGACTCAGAGATAAATCAGAAGAAAAGCTAAACtggtgtttgtttctgtgttctaGGTGATCGAGCTGAACAGCCTTGGTCGTCTTCTCTCCTTCGATCctcaaacaggaagtgtgaAGGTGCTGCTGGATTCTCTCTACATGCCCAACGGCATCGCTCTGTCTCCGGATGAAACCTTCCTGCTGCTGGCGGAGACCAGCATTGGACGGATCCTCAAGTACACAAACGTACAGATAAATACGTAaccataataaatacatttagtgTTAAATCTGATTCTTAATGTCTCTGTCCTCTGGTCAGATTTTGGCTGAAGGGTCCGAAGGCTGGGACCAAAGAGATCATCCTTGACAACATGATCGGCTATCCTGACAACATCCGCCGAAGCGACCACGGAACATTCCTGGTTGGCATAACAACCACAAGGTTCCGGAAGCTCATGCCCCCATTCCTGGATCTGATTGCTCCGTACCCCGCCGTCAAACGCTTCCTGGCAAAGGTGTGTGAGTTTTTAAGACTTCTTACTGGCATCTCTATCAGATGTgggttttatcattttattgtctGGAGAAATACAAGTTGTAGTGTAACATCAGATGTTAAAGTTGATCAGAacttatttagatttttatgaattaattcAAACAAAGAAGCCAGTCTTAGTCTCTGCAGGCATTTCACTGACAGGAACATTGTTAAAATCttgcatcaaatttaaaatgagctcatattttttcactaaatggtaaaatgtctcagttttaacatgtcTCGGTTGACatgtttgtgaataaaatatgatttatgagatttgaaagtCTTGCattctgtttgtttacattttacacagtgccccaacttttttggaaatgaggttgtaaatttctgttaatgCAGTGTATAGAAAAGGTCTGTGTGTTTTAGTAGCAGAATTTTAATATAGATTTAGTTTATTACAGaaatatgctaaaaaaaaagttgtttattaTTCCGTACTTCATATTAAATCCAaacattttcagctttaaaacacTGACTGTTTCATGCTGCAGATCCTGATACTTAAACATAGTTTTAGGCAGCACAGAGGAGCAGTTTTATCTGAGCTCATAACCAAATCTTCTTTCCCATGATGCATTTCCTCATGCTGAAGCGCTGCGTGACTCATGATTattttgtctgtctgtcagtgtAGAATAACAGGCTTTGTTCCAGGATGAGAGAGTGTGAAATGTGACAGGACAAGGGCAGGAccccacacccactcacacattCATCACACAGGAGCTGGACTCTCTGCTCTTTCACTCAGAcatttgggagaaaaaaaaacgccTGAACTTTAGGTGAACTTTTCAGCCAAGGTGACGCCGGCTgaagaactttatttaaaacaatctgCCTGGGATAACAAGAGGTTTCTGTTCGCCTTAAAAGGATGTACTAGGAGCTAAAATATGTCTGCAGTATAACAGtgaatgtttttgtcttcaggTGATTCCTCTGAGCTGGTATAACGTCCTCCTTCCTCGTTACGCTCTGGTCCTGGAGCTGGGATCGGATGGTCACATCATTGGGACGCTGCATGATCCTGAAGGCCGTCTGACGTGGGCCATCAGTGACGTCTTCCAGCACCGAGGGCGGACGTACCTGGGCAGCACTGACCTACCTTTCCTACCTGTGTTGGACGTTTGGGAGAGCTGATGAAGAACtacagctgagtgtaaaaactGAAAGTATGAGTTTTCTTTATTATCTTTGGATAAATAGAAATGGCACGGACCAAACATGGATATCCTGGTTTCAGGTCGGACTCTGGCTTCCTGTTATTACCTGAGAGAAGAACAGTGATATCACACTCTCAAAGATGGGGAATAATAGTGCCATCTAGTgccagaaaacctgaaaaaaattaGGACAGATTTCACAGAATGATGCTCGATTAATGTAGGGAACTCCTAAAATGATGTGAAGTTAAATTAGAGTAAATAAAACTcaaggatgattttttttctcctcaagATGAGTCAGAACTGATACAGCATGACAGGAAAATTTTGACACCCTTCCAGTTAAAATAGAGAaacattacccacaatgcacttCAGACTGCTGATGGTGGGTGTGTCCTGCTGTCTGGCGAATGTTGCATCATACCACTAGAGGCAGTCAGAAATGGGCAGCAGATACAGACGTCTCACTGCAGACTAGcaatttgtgccattttttgctaACCTAATATATTTTCACATAAGAGGGTACTGTACTCGAGGACCATGCCTGATTCTGTGAGGTGAGCTGGTCTCGGGCACGGTCCAGGAAAATCTGAACACAAGTGTGCTCCAGTACAAGGTACTTCTGAATGATTAGAGCTGTAAAGGTGATTCTTAACACTCCTTTCTCTTTATAAACCATCCTATCCAAAAAGCAGAGGCCCGTTTCATCCTCTGAGGtgcagcagagatgggagaAGGTAGACCAGTCTGACGTAAAACTCCCTGTGATGTGTCGACTCAGCAGATTTGG
This region includes:
- the zgc:194209 gene encoding adipocyte plasma membrane-associated protein, producing MFGRRSLLAALLAVAVGVYLLPSPIDPKPHILKGPPPLLEGPLAVNTRLQTGRRLFTGKLHGPESFTADEEGNVYTGTVDGKLWRIGPDDSLTLITHMGQNLPECGSSTDFEPVCGRPHGVRLDRHGQLIVADSYFGLHSVDPKTGEKTLLLANSQGADSVPFAFLNGLEISPQTGMIYFTDSSGRWGRRHVKLEVIELNSLGRLLSFDPQTGSVKVLLDSLYMPNGIALSPDETFLLLAETSIGRILKFWLKGPKAGTKEIILDNMIGYPDNIRRSDHGTFLVGITTTRFRKLMPPFLDLIAPYPAVKRFLAKVIPLSWYNVLLPRYALVLELGSDGHIIGTLHDPEGRLTWAISDVFQHRGRTYLGSTDLPFLPVLDVWES